The window TCTGTGATCGGAAAATGAGAAAAAATGGTGGCATCAGAGATCGGTGAGTAGCAGGCAGCGGCTAGTGTCGGTCTCCGATTGAGTTAAATTGAAATTATATGCTCTCTCGAAAAGGGGCTTTTGGAAAGTTGATTTTAGTACGTCAATCAACacaaattttatttaaaaaaataacatttataatatatatattcatcaATCAAATTATGAgaaataattaaaatatattatgATAATTGTGTAAATTGAGGTTATAACTGTCAATTTTGTGTTAAAAAGTGTGAATGGATCAATTTTGTGCTAAAAAGTATGAATGGATCAATTTTGGGTGTGTGAGTATATTACCTACCATAGTTTAGAGTAAGAGCGATTCTAAAGTTAAAGGGGTGGGGTCTTATGACCCcactattttaaatttttttaatataatGTAGTTTTCAAATTGTATAAGAAATCATTAAATTTAATTATAGGaccttatatatttttaaaattattgaTTTTTTTAGGTAAACAACCAACTCTTATAATAGTAATTAGCTTTGAAATTCTTTTTTAGGACCCGAATTAATCGAATGGGATTCCGGTTTTCCCACTAAGACCATGAGTAATGGTACGTGTTCAAGGCGTGCTCAGGGTCAAAATCACCAACACGCCTATTAATGGTGGCATGCTAGCCAAGTGTTAGCCGGCGTGCGTGCAAGGAGCACGAGAACAAAATGTGGTGTGCTATTTTTTCATTGGTTCATATAtcgtttttaattatttttatcctCTTTTTCACCCAACTTTCAATtagattttaacacatcacccaacaCGCCACTCAACACGTCACCCCATTATTTACCAGTTTACTAGCACGTCCACCAAGCACCGCACCCCTATCCAGCAACACGCCAACACGCCCATCATTGTTAAAGATGGTCTAAGACCACATGCTATGGGTGACAACAATTTAAATTGTTGCATTATAACCGACCACAACGGTCTGTATGAGAACGTTGTGACCTAAATTGTTGTGATGTTTTAGGGGCAACCATAGAGGGCACAACGCTGGGGAGCCAATCAGGTTTTTttctcatttatttatttaaataaaatataaattaatcaaaTGTCAATTATAATTTACCCATGACATCACAATACCACAACAATATATTTAGGACATCACCCTTCAATCCCACAACAATGTCACGTCAGCAAAAATTACACCCCACTCTCACACCACAACAATTGCATCCACCGTAACATATCTAAATAGAAGGTGGTCTAGGAGTTCGAATCCATAGAGGATCAAAAAAATCTCTCATGGCCACTGAGTTCCACCATACACAGCTCTACACCTTGCAAAGCAGGTTGTAGTATTCTCGTAAAACGAGTCGGAAAACTCGGGTCTGGAAGTGAAAAAAGGTTTTCACCGGATATTTCATGGTCGACGGAATTTTTTAGTCACCAGCTTTGCCGCCATTTGTTCCTTGGTTAGCTATAGTTGCTAAGTTTTTGTTGTCGCAACTCTTCAGAGTTCATTGTACTAAAGCTTAATTAGCACTTCGTTCGCCAGAGAAATACATTTACGGCCAGAAGACGTTCTTTTGTCTGAAATCTGTTCATTTTTATTCAGGCGAAATCAGTTTGCTTTGGTTCACTTTTGGCGTAGTTTGGTGTTGTATTCAGTCCTCCGGTGTTTACGTGTGTCAGTCGTTTGTTTTCGCCATTTAAAGTTTAAAATCACGTTTTTTAGATTGTCGCTACCATTTTCCTATTACTAATTATTTCATATAACAGAGGTGATCTTATGTTTTGATATGTCGATCAGACTTTGATGTTATCTGTTTTTGCTTTAGGAAAATTTGTCAGAAAACTAAATCATTTACTCCGTATATCTGTCTGTTTTTGAAAAATGAACATATATCTGCATGTTTGTAAATTTATGTTTTGATTGTAAGTTTTTAGTATGTTGCATTTATACAAACTTGACCATTACAAAAAAGAAGATTACACCAGTCATATGGTACTTATAATTATTGTGACATTTCTTTTACATGCATATGCCAGCATATCACTATGAATTCACAATCTTGTACCAGCAATATTTCAGAATCAGACATGTTCCAACCAGAAAATATAATTAAAAAACTAGCAAAATTAGATATATATGGTTAAATATAGATTAAATCTATCAGCAATACGTGTGTTATATCAAATGTTAgtttaaatttttataaaaaatacacATCATATGAAGACTTATCAGCCTTCATCCAAATCAAATGATACTAACAACAAAACTAATGCTAAGAAGTATCATGATCCTTTTGGTGAATCTCAGTTCATATCTCACTTAACATGATGCGGCTTTTGTGAAGGTTTTGGGCCATTTCGATATCGCGAATAAGGACTTGAATTGTAAATTCTAGGTACTTTTGGCTTTTCTTTGATATCTTTAAGTCTTTCTAATATTGTCACCACTTCTTTCATCGAAGGACGGGATTTTTGATCGACTGATAGACATGTCAGGGCTAGTTGGGCAACTTGGGCTGCAGCTTTCATTGGGTATCTTCCTTCAAGGCGCGAGTCCATTATGTTCTTAATCCTTTTACTAGGGTTCACCAAATACGGTTTGACCCAGTCAACCAAATTTCGTTGCTCAGGTGGGCGGGTATTGTCAAGAGCCCGCATGCCCGTTAGTATTTCGACTAACACAACCCCGAAACCATAGACATCACTTTTCACATATAAATGTCCTGAAAAATAAAACAGAAGTTATACTCATAATTTGCAAAGTTGGAAAATAAAACAGAAGTTTCAAATATAAATGTCATGTCAAAACTTAGCCAAACTGACCAAATTCGGTTTGGTTAAATCTGATTTTGTAGTGTTGGACTTATGCCCCTAGTCAGAGCCGTCtaattaatttataacttcatGTTCAACATATAAAAATAAACCCTTATAAATGTatattttgctatatatatatatatatatatatatatatatatatatatatatatatatatatatatataagaagataaTACCACTAACAAGATATCATTATAAATAGCAAAATAAGTTATCACTATTTCCGAGATCTCTGAATCAAAATGACTTCTAATTTATGTCATAAGAaggaaaaaaaatctttttttccaGATATAAGTTCTTTTTGCGTTACTTGCACcgataacacacacacacaaaaaaaaagcatatataaaggttttaaaaaaatttGAGCCCTTCCAGAATTTCAGACCCTGTTTGATGCCCTATCTTACACCGCCTCAAAACGCCCCTGCCCCTAGTTATATATTATCGACCTCTTTTTAATAATTAAAGATTACCTGTGGTAACATACTCAGGAGCAGCATAACCATAAGTACCCATGACTCGTGTTGTCACGTGTGATTGACTAGCCGATGCCATTTTCGCCAGCCCAAAATCCGAAAGCTTCGCATTATACGACTTTTATAATCAAAAAGAAAAAAACAGAATCAGTCACAATCTTATAAAATAGCAGTACTCAGACACGAACAAAAGAAAACCAAACTTACCCCATCAAGCAATATGTTAGATGCCTTAAAGTCTCTATAAATAACTGATTTATCTGAAGTATGCAAAAACGACAGACCCTTAGCTGCTCCTATCGCAATCTTAAGACGTATATCCCATGCAAGCGGCTGAACAGTTGACCCTCCTGTAAATTTCAGTTCACACAGATTAAGAATTCTTTTTTTGTTCTTTCATTTTAAATTTTTTATAACGATAACATAACGTAATAAATAATTCTTACTTCCGAAAAGGTGGTTCTCCAAGCTACCTCTTTGCATGAATTCATAAACAAGTAGAAGCTCTTTGCCCTCATAACAGTATCCCAAAAGTTTTACAAGATTCGGATGCGAAAGTCTTCCTAGAAAATTCACCTCAGCCTACTCGAAAGAATCACGAAAGCAACCATCGGACGTTAGCAAGTGCAAGGGTAATTTTGTCTTTTTACATAGCACCAATTAAAGAATTCTTAAAAGGTCCATTGGAAAGGacatatagaaaaaaaaaatttatgtactAGAATAAccaaaaaatcatgtttatatcaaTCATTTTGCATCCCACAAGTGGTAAAATTATTGAGTTGATGCTTTAACAACCAATTTCATTCCATAAAACATTAAAATACTCAAAAGGTCTTTGCACTAACCTCTCAAAAAGTACACCTTCACcaacatttaatattaatataaggtACAATAATGGTCAAGAAATCACACAATTAACTATTAATAAACGGGAAAACGCATCCAATCAGACAGGCTATCTTGAGATGGTTACAAGTAACTTGTAAATTCATGCAATAAATGATTGTACACGATTTAAAGTACCTGCCATTCTTCGACTCCTTGCATACTATTCGAATTTAACTTCTTAACAGCAATTACCGAACCAGGGTCATTAGCTTTAGATTCAGTCCAGCCTTTATAAACTTTCCCAAAACCACCTTCACCTAAAACTGAATCGTTTCTGAAGTTTTTCGTAGCAGATTTGAGTTCAGAAAATGTATAAATTTTAAGATTTGAATGAGGCAAGAGCTGGCCACTGGGCCCACGATCATCTCCGCTGCCTGACGAAAATTGGCTGTTCCCAGAGACATTGCCACTCATTcctgatgatgatattgatgatgagctTGTAGTAATACTTCTTGTGGATGTGGTTGTATATGAACTCCCTACAGCTATTTCACCATAATAATCTTGGTTCAAATGTTCAATTAACACCCTAACATACATAATGCATACTACAGACACATGAACTTGAATATTTGTGATCAAGATTTAAAGGGGTTCTTAAAAATGGGGTTGTACATCAAGAAAACACACAAATATGTGTGAATCaagattgaaaaaaattaataaaaaattgaACTTTTTTGCTGTGATAGTCTAACTGAGCTGAAATTAGATGATGGTGTATTAACAAATTGAGATGAAATTGTACAACTTTTAGGTTAAGTCAACTGAAATCATAAGACCCACACAAAGTGCACAAAGTTTATAAGACAAAAAG of the Rutidosis leptorrhynchoides isolate AG116_Rl617_1_P2 chromosome 5, CSIRO_AGI_Rlap_v1, whole genome shotgun sequence genome contains:
- the LOC139847140 gene encoding probable serine/threonine-protein kinase PIX13 isoform X2 — its product is MGICISSTNTAPSTTQNVSSGMSGNVSGNSQFSSGSGDDRGPSGQLLPHSNLKIYTFSELKSATKNFRNDSVLGEGGFGKVYKGWTESKANDPGSVIAVKKLNSNSMQGVEEWQAEVNFLGRLSHPNLVKLLGYCYEGKELLLVYEFMQRGSLENHLFGRGSTVQPLAWDIRLKIAIGAAKGLSFLHTSDKSVIYRDFKASNILLDGSYNAKLSDFGLAKMASASQSHVTTRVMGTYGYAAPEYVTTGHLYVKSDVYGFGVVLVEILTGMRALDNTRPPEQRNLVDWVKPYLVNPSKRIKNIMDSRLEGRYPMKAAAQVAQLALTCLSVDQKSRPSMKEVVTILERLKDIKEKPKVPRIYNSSPYSRYRNGPKPSQKPHHVK
- the LOC139847140 gene encoding probable serine/threonine-protein kinase PIX13 isoform X1, with amino-acid sequence MGICISSTNTAPSTTQNVSSAVGSSYTTTSTRSITTSSSSISSSGMSGNVSGNSQFSSGSGDDRGPSGQLLPHSNLKIYTFSELKSATKNFRNDSVLGEGGFGKVYKGWTESKANDPGSVIAVKKLNSNSMQGVEEWQAEVNFLGRLSHPNLVKLLGYCYEGKELLLVYEFMQRGSLENHLFGRGSTVQPLAWDIRLKIAIGAAKGLSFLHTSDKSVIYRDFKASNILLDGSYNAKLSDFGLAKMASASQSHVTTRVMGTYGYAAPEYVTTGHLYVKSDVYGFGVVLVEILTGMRALDNTRPPEQRNLVDWVKPYLVNPSKRIKNIMDSRLEGRYPMKAAAQVAQLALTCLSVDQKSRPSMKEVVTILERLKDIKEKPKVPRIYNSSPYSRYRNGPKPSQKPHHVK